From a region of the Alnus glutinosa chromosome 1, dhAlnGlut1.1, whole genome shotgun sequence genome:
- the LOC133851552 gene encoding copper transporter 5.1: MMHMTFYWGKDLTLLIDSWRTSSWTSYSLTLLACLIVSAFYQYLEDRRVRLKLVSSGKPPAQIEAPLLQGMILGGRGKWSVARISGAVLFGVNSAIGYLLMLAVMSFNGGVFVAVVLGLALGYLIFRSGDEDVATLVVDNPCACA, translated from the coding sequence ATGATGCACATGACTTTCTACTGGGGTAAGGACTTGACCCTACTGATCGACTCCTGGCGCACGTCGTCGTGGACCAGTTACTCGCTCACCCTCCTCGCCTGCCTCATCGTCTCCGCCTTCTACCAGTACTTGGAGGATCGGCGCGTGCGCCTCAAGCTCGTCTCATCCGGGAAGCCGCCGGCGCAGATCGAGGCGCCTCTGCTGCAGGGGATGATCTTAGGAGGACGAGGGAAGTGGTCGGTGGCGAGGATCAGCGGGGCTGTGCTCTTCGGGGTGAACTCGGCCATCGGGTACCTGCTGATGCTGGCGGTTATGTCATTCAACGGAGGGGTCTTCGTGGCTGTGGTGCTGGGCCTCGCCCTCGGCTACTTGATCTTCAGGAGTGGGGATGAGGATGTTGCTACGCTTGTCGTTGATAAtccttgtgcttgtgcttag